From the genome of Prionailurus bengalensis isolate Pbe53 chromosome D1, Fcat_Pben_1.1_paternal_pri, whole genome shotgun sequence:
TGTACCCTAGCAGCGGGCCGACCCGTTGGCCTTCCTTCCAGAGCGTGGGCTTCTCAAGGCAGGGACTGAGTGCGCCCGGCCCAGGGACAGAGGGTTAAACTTGGGCCGGTTTGCTGGTGACTCCATCTCTGCTCTCTTggatagggttgccagatttagaaacaaaccaaagcaaaacaaaaagcaggaagcCCAGTTAAATGTAAATTTCACATACATAACAATAGGcgtgtcccaaatattgcatgggaggGATATACACATAGCAACATTTACTTTGTCGTTTATCCAAATTCACATTTAACTGGGCGACCGGTATTGTGTCACCTTACTGGCTGAGCCGGCGGAGGAGCCGGATAAGAGACGCAAAGGTCTCTGGGGGGCACCGGAAGGATGGCTGAAATAAAGCTGGGGCTTTCTAGAAAAGCTCCTGGAGAAGAGGGCTCTTAGGTTCCgatggaggagaggagagtgggTAGCTGGGTTGATGAGCCTTTTTTTCTCGTTTGGGAGGGCTGAGGCAGGAGGACCAGGAGGAAAAGAGGGGCAGTGCCTGATTGACGACGGGTCAGGTTCCCGGGGTTGCCGAGGCGGTAGAGGACCCGCGGTCGGTCGAGGACTCCCTTTACTCCTCGCGCAGATGGGCGGCCTCACGGCGCAGGCCGCCAGCTGGACCGGCACCGTGACGGCGCGGGTGACCCAGAGAGTCGGGCCCACGGCACCACCGCCGCTGGAGAAGGAGCGGCCACTCCTGCCTCCACCGCCGTGCCCAGCGCAGCCCGCCGGCGGGCCCCTGTCCCCTGCGCTCCCAGCGAAGGCCGAGCCGCCAACCCCGCCGTCCCCGCCCACCCCGCCCACCGCCTCCGCGCTGGATTACCCCAGCGAGAACCTGGCCTTCATCGACGAGTCCTCTGATACCCAGAGCGAGCGTGGCTGCGCGCTGCCCCGCGCGCCACGGGGTCGCCGTCGCCCCCCTAACCCTCCCCGGAAGCCCGTGCGGCCGCGGGGCCCAGGGCGTCCCCGGGAAAAAGGCGTGCCGGTGTAGGGGCAGGACCCCCGGCCCGGGCCTCTCAAAGGGCTTCGTTCTAGCTCTCCCTGGCATGCTCTGCTTGTTTGACCAAAGAGGCCTCTTTCGACCGGACTGAGGCCTGGGGAGGAAGCTACGGGTTGCTTgtctgccaccctcccccccccccccccccccccgcccggctcCTGGCCCTCTCCTCACTTCATTCATTTGCAGACCCCCCAAGGCTTTCTGTCTCGCTGTCCCGGCTGGGCCCGTCCCTCACAACACCTCACGACTGTGCCTCAAAGCCTGCATCAATAAACGAAAACAGTTTGCACCGCTGCGGGCGTGCGCGCTCCGGGAACGCGAGTGGGTGTGGGAGAGCTTGCGTCGGGCCGCCTCCGGGGCAAGCCAGGCCTCCTGCGACCCCCAGGCcgggcctcctcctcccccccccccacccctcctcctcccccccccacccccccacccccattcccgcCACGCGTGCACCCGAAAGGGCCACCCTTGGGCCCGTGTCTCTGCCGGGAGGCTACCGAGGAGGGTCCGGATTAAGAATGTGCCAAGGCGGGCTGTGCGTCTCCAAGCTCAATACAGACgtggggggcgcgggggcgcgggtgggtggggaggagataATGGCATCTAGTGTGGGGGTTGTAGATTGAACTCTCCCTCGCGAGACCCGCAGCGCCATTCGGGAACGcgaccctgcccctccccgctcctggAGCGTGACGCCCTCCTCCTTGCCCCGAGGCCTGTGGCGACTGGGTCCGTTGGGGGCAGAACCATGGAGGAAAAGCCTTTCAGAGTAAGAACGCTTCCCGGGCCCCCACACCCCGCGAGCCCCCAGACTGAGTCCAGCTCGGGTCCCCGGCTCTCCTCTCCCTCAGCCTTGGCCCCGGGGCAACTCCCAAAGAGCCCAAAGCGGAGCCTTGACCCACTCCACGGAGTCGTGGCCCTGGTAGGGCTCAGGATCCCCGTCGCCCAGCctgttcttcctctccttccccactccccgCTGCCCTTGGCTTCCCTCGTTGTATGTGGCCCACAGGCATCTTTGGGCAGCGGTGGCTCAGACACGTCCAGGCCAGACAACGACATCCGGAATCTGTGGACCAGGGCCACGCTGTCGCAGTCGAAGCTGAATGTGCCTCTGCCCAATGTCTGCGAGGACTCCGACCTGGAGGACAGCAGCCCACACAGCAAGACTCGCCGGTGGCGCAACGAGAAGGTCCGCCGCGATTCGGAAGGTGGTTGGGATCACGGAGAGTACCAGGACGGTTTCAagcaggaggagctggaggaCCACTCCTTGTTGGAGCTGCAGCTCCGTCAGGAAAgctccctgggaagccatttaGAGGAGGGGGACGTCGATTCCAAGACCGAGATCGGTCAGTGTGGCCTCACCAGGCTGTGCGTATCCACAGGGCAGGGGGCTGGCCAGGACCTCAGCATCTGCTGGTACAAAgtggaggggaggcgggtgggaaGCTATGGGACCCAAGTTTCCAGGATTCCCTTCCTGGGCGGGGCGCCCTCTCTCATCTTTCACGCTTTAAATCAATCATGCTTGGAGCGCCCCCTACTGGGAAGGCGTCATACAAGGTCCTGTGGCCCAGGCGCGCCAGGCCCGAGAcaagcaccgccccccccccccccccgaaaaggCGCAGAGACAGCGCGGTAGGACTCCTGCTTTTAATGGAATCATTGGGATAGTTGAGAGGAGGAAGTTATTTTCTTGTGTATGGATTTGCTCTCGTTGAGGACGTGCCTATCTTTCATTCACTCAGTCATTGGTTACAATTTTTAAGTACCTCCTTCCTGGGCACTGTTTGgggattgccccccccccccccccccagcctccggGCCCCTTCATCAGGGGATTGGAACTGATAACAATATAGTAactgccatttattgagtgccaggcactggacttCCTTTGCACGATGGCCTTAAACTTCACAACCTCTATAGAGGGGCCATTcttattaccccattttacagacgaagaaCTTGAGAGTCAGAAAGTTTCAGTCACTGCTCCTAAGCCTCACACAATGGGGCAGTCAGAACTGGAACCTTGGTGAGGGGGACAATAAAGCCCAGGGTGGCAAATTACtgtcccatactgttttccaataaGGTGGCACCTGGGGCTGGTCTCTGAAGGCCACTCCccgcaggcccccccccccccccccccccgccaatcaCATGCCTGCCCATACATTTCCTCTGCTCCGGGGCAGACCCAGCAGTCCGGagatgactgatctctcttttctcttctcccagaaATGTCTTCCTCAGAGTCATCGCTCAATATCTTGAAGCACACACCCCATCGAGCCTACTGGGCGGAGCAGCAGAACAGGGTTAGCAGCACCCAGGGAGATGAGGGGTTTTAGtggagtgggggatgggcgagTGGGGGTGGCAGAGGTGAAGGGGTGAGGGTGTTTTGTAGGGTGGTGGGGCAGGCACGTTAGTTGGGGGTCTTGGGGCTAGAGGGAGCAAGCAGGTGGGGCACTTCAGCTCTGGGCAGGGCCGGGGTCCCTCGGACATCTGAACCTCTTGCTGCCTCTCCAGCTGCCACTGCCTCTGATGGAACTCATGGAGAATGAAGCTCTGGAAATCCTCACCAAAGCCCTCCGGAGTAAGCCCCTCCCTCAGACCCCACAAGAGACCCTGGGGGATTTTGCAGGGCTCAGGCTTCTGGGAGTGGGAGTTCAGGATGTGACTACCCTGTCAGATTCCCTTACCACCCACCGATGTTCCAGGAGCCCCACCATAAGTAAAAAGTCGGGGGACTGGCCACAGGGACACCCAGTGGGGAGAGCATGAGGCCTGGGCTCCCGCCTCGGGGCAGCTCCTTTTTAGCTGACGTGGCTTTTCTAAAGCTGTTTCCATCCCCCTGCCGAATGGGGATGACAATCTTTGTGGGGTCTTGGCCCCCTCCCTTGGTGCTGTGAGGAACCTCTGAACAATGGATTCCTTGGGTGAAAGTTCCCTTGTTTGCCCTGCTTCCGAAATAACGGAGGGGTTGCTGGCTAATCACTTAGAGTGGGTGGCCCAGCAGGGGTTCACAAAGCTGCGGGCTACCACTGTCCTAGTTCAGGCCTGCAACATCGCTAACCTTGCCCTCATCCACCCTCCACCTCAACACTCTGAtcctcctccacaccccccaTCTGTTTGGAGTGCAGGTGTATGACTTGACCTTTTGAAAGAAAACCGTCAGGGCCCAGCACCTTGGAGATTCAAAGTTTCCCAGATTAACACACACCCGAGCGCCAAGCGCTCCTGCCACCCCAAATCACCCGCGGTTGCTCAATTCTCACATGCGGCACGCACTGCTGGGGAGGCCATGCCCCCTGCTCACTGCCCTAAGCGGAGCTCTGCCCTCCAGGCTACCGGTCAGCCATAGGCCGGGACCACTTCCTGACCAA
Proteins encoded in this window:
- the CATSPERZ gene encoding cation channel sperm-associated protein subunit zeta, whose product is MEEKPFRASLGSGGSDTSRPDNDIRNLWTRATLSQSKLNVPLPNVCEDSDLEDSSPHSKTRRWRNEKVRRDSEGGWDHGEYQDGFKQEELEDHSLLELQLRQESSLGSHLEEGDVDSKTEIEMSSSESSLNILKHTPHRAYWAEQQNRLPLPLMELMENEALEILTKALRSYRSAIGRDHFLTKQLQRSIEGLKRRRSKRLNLLAY